The stretch of DNA agggtattttaggtacaatacatataaaaagaggtatgtttcaaataaatataaaattagaggtaaatttgattaattgatgaataaaagaggtatttttcaacttaccccttaaTCAGACCTAATTCCCAAGCCCAAGCCAAAGACCAAGCCCACAGGTAACAGATCTTttgaattgaaaataaataaataaataaaaaagcgGAGAAGCAAGCAAACAAACCAAAGTGCTCCTGCTCCAGTTCAATATACAACATAAGCGGCTTCATagtgaagaaaagaaaatggaaagaggaggagaaaagaaagaagaagaagaagaagatatagTTTGCTTAGACCGATCTTTCTTTATCAATGATGAGTAggttatttattcattttttttctaaaaaaaataattatgtgtGTAGAGTGCTAAGAATACTATTTCTTCAACTTGTTTTCACTTTTCAGTTACCAGCTAGCTGAATTCACATTTGGCTCTCAAGTGATCAACCTCTTTTGTCTCCAATCTGCTTCTAGTAAGTTCCTTACTCAAACTTTGCAAACAAATGGATTTTATTTGTTTCTCACATATTTTTAGATAATATAATTTGAGAACTATAtgttaatttatatagattataGAAGCTGTCTTGTACTAAGTAAATATGTCACAGAAGGTGTTCTGAAATTAGAGCTTTATAGTCATTTTaagccaattttaaaataacaaaaacaaataatGATGTGTAGCTATGATGATCTGATAATTTTATTGGTTTGTCTACAAAAGACCCTGTATGACATATCAAATATTGATGAAGTCTTAACTGGTATTTGGGGTTAAGTTCACTGATCATTTGGAAGTATTTAAGTTATTGTGTTTTCATACAATCAATTGTAATGGCTTTTCACTTCCATTTGAATACTGAAGAAAGAAACATACAGAGAGTTTGATATTCCAGTTTCCAGTGATCTTAGAATAGTATGGTACTTTTCAAACTTATTCTGAACCCATTTCTATTATCGTTTTTAAGATTTGTTTTATGAGTCATAGCGAAAGGACATCTATTATACATAGTTTTCTTTGAAGTTTGTAGAAAAAACTTCCTTTACCCTctaaattattatacatatttttcttACATTCTTCAGATGAATCTAATATAACATTTATCAGTCATAcatattgaatttttctttgaaaGGGTATTTTGCCTGCAACACCAAGTCATCCCTTTACCCTCTGTTTGGATCTTGGATTATAGGATTGGGAATAGGTGGATTCCAAAGGATCTCATTTTATCATGTTTggattcaaacaaaaaattgagAATTCTTTCTCTTGAAGATTTAAAAGTTTaatgtattatatttttataacattTGGGAACAATTATACACATATTCAAAAACggaaaatgtatatatgtatattttttgaaaataaaagtcTTCTATCAAATTTCAGGAAATATATTTTCCAACATTTTTTCTCTACTCTTTTTACCTCATAGAATTCTTCCTTTGTAAATTCAATATCAAAACATAGCCTTAGGATATGTGTATGTTGTTTTAGGCCCATACTATATTCTATATAATTTCTATTCTTAATGGGATTTTTATTTGGATAATGCAGCTGATTTTGATCTGACTGGGCAATTGGTATGGCCTGGAGCTATGCTTTTGAATGATTACATTGCACATAATGTTAATCTGCTCCAAGGATGCTCTGTTATTGAATTAGGTTCTGGTGTTGGTAAGTAGTTACTATATTATCAGtgcaatataaaatttattgctTGAGATTTTTCTCAGTACTGAATTGTATGTGTTGATTAGGCTCTAGCAGAAGGGAAATCGTTTAGCTGATTTAATTATATCCCGTGAATTGCAATAATAGATGAgcaaatttgtgaattttctccTTCTTGGTGTTTGGAGGAAGATATTTTCTCGGTATGCATAAGATTTTTCTGTATTGTGTATCAATCAGAACTTTTGCTAATGCAACAATAATATTCATTTATACTACATTTATCTTCCTTTCTACCTTTTAGGTGTTGTTTTCCCTTCTTTTATAGCTAAATTGTAAGTTGGAACTTCCACAGTTTGACTGTCTGTTTAATTTGTAGGTATTACTGGTATACTAAGTAGCAGATTTTGCCATAAATTTGTGTTAACAGATCATAACGATGAAGTAATCAAGGCAAGGTCATGAAACTATAATTCATTTCTGAGATATTTGTAATCTTCATTTATAGGATATTTGTAATCTTCAAGCATTTTGACTGTGGATTTGTGTGTCTCAGATCCTCGAGAAAAACGTAGAGCTGCATGCATCTTCTCATGCTGGTGAGAGAAAGTTCTTATAATAAGATGCGTATTTACAGTTCATTACTTCTTACAATCTTTCTTTAATATAATTCTTTTCGCAGAATTATTGGTTGAGAAACTAGAGTGGGGAAATTCTGAGCAGATTTGCGATATCTTAGAAAAGCATTCGAGTGGATTTGATCTTATTCTTGGAGCTGATATCTATATCCTTGAGTTTCCTGTCTATCTTGCTCTTGTTAGCTTATAGCAACATAAACATATACAGCAACAAATCCTTGAGGACCCTTACAAAGGGTGCCACATGCCAAGACATTGATTTAGTAatgtgttttatttgttaaaagcTATGCTAAACTATTTAGGTCCATCATCCTATTCTAGGCTTTGCATTGTAAGTATTAGTTTTCTGTTCTCACAAGATGTAGGTTCTATAAGGTCTGCTGTTGATTTCGTTAGTGCTTATTTTACTTAGGTATAATAATACTAATGATTGCGATATTTCTGAAAGAAACTTCTGGTGTCGTGATAAAAGCTAATACCAGAAGGTAATTTACCATCATTTCCTATATTAATTTTCTCATGCATTAATATATCAAACAAGATCTTTTTTTGGGCCCTTCAAGTTTATAatctctttttgttttttatttataaatgaaCTCTATTTCtccatttatttattattacatTTGGATTTAAACTTATGCTTGTACCTTCAATTGTTATGATTTATTCTCAGTTCTAGAATTCCCTTTTACTTCATTTCAATTGTTATGAAATCTGAACTAATTAGTAAATCAAGCACGTACTTCATCATGTTCTAATCTTTTAGCATTGCTTTGACCAAACTGGAGAGGAAAGAAAACCTTGACAATACATAAGCTTTCAACAATCGAGCATTCCTTTGCTTTTCAGTACAGTGAAGAAACTCCTTGAAGTTAGAGGCCAAGGAGAATGCAAATTCATACTAGCCTACGTATCCCGTGCTAAGAGGTAAGAACTAACCCGCCTCTTTaatctttcttccttttttcatttatttagcTTAAATTTCTATAAAAGTTTCTTTTATGATAACTCATCCCAAGTTTTATGAACAAATAGAGCGTTAAGTTTAGCATTTCTTGAAAGAGGCATTTGCCATATTTTCCATTTAGAAAAATGGTTCTAAATCTGCACGTATTAACTGGAGCTACTTACCTGTAAGAAGCTCACATTGGTTCTTATCTATAATGAGATATTATAATAGAAATCTCTTTACCCCCAACGATTAAACTGTATTTTGAGATGATCACACTGTACATATACTCGTTTGCTTTTCTTCCCAGTTGTTTGTTTCTTTACATAACATACTTATGTTTCTTCCTGTCTAGCATGGATTTAGTGGTTCCAAATGAAGCTAAGCGGTGCAGCTTGCAGATAACCGAAGTAGTTGGAACTCGGCGTGCTGTTAGTAATTTGGAAGGAGTTATTTTTGAGGTGACCCTTTGAAAAAGGTTTAAGCCATTTTAATGTCAAAATATTTAGTTTCCTGCCAGTTGAAAAGGAAGCTGTTTTAGTTTCATAAAATTTTGGTTATTTGAGAAGTTGCTGATATTGTCGAAGTTTGGTATTTTGAGAAGTAAATTCAACCAGCAATGATTAAGTATTTAACAGTAAGAGGATATTGGTATGAAATGGGGTTTGTTgtcaaaaagtttttttttttttttttttaatttgcaaaAATGCAACACAAAAGCTCcctctttatttttatatcGAAGCAACGACACCAACCtaaaaaataagtatttaaTAACAATAAGAGTAAATAAtagcataaatacttaaaattttgagtttgtaagcaacataaatttaataattttttagtggcataaatatctaatattaataaaaaataatttacttcGGTTTTATCATTACATACTTCGTTAGTGTCTTACACATGACACATGTTTTTAAATTATTGGGTGTGAAAACATAAGTTATGTCCAAATCTTCTTTTAATATATTCAAATAGAGCTTTTATAAAATTAGacgaaaattacaattttataaatattaagtatttatacagttaaaaaaattatgaaaaatttacaatttagaACATTAAAAAAgcaattaaatttcaaaaatattgttgttttatttaataccctaatatatatctttttctataacgtttttaaaataattgttttttttttaatcaatatagCTTCTCAATCTATGTTTGCAATGAGAACAACGACATCATCATTGTCCATGTCCATCACATTTCTTCTTGAGTCCATTGACTCATTGGTTTAGGTTTAGTGACCTCATCTTCCGTCACAGTTGGACATCTTTAGCCGTCTTCAACGGCCATCTTGACTATTTCATCGACAACCTTCAAGAACGCACATGTCTTTGTTTTCCAATAGGGGTAGTTGGCCACTTCCAACATCGATGGCTCGATATAGAACCTTCTTCCCTGAACATTTTCATCCTAGAAAATAAATATCAACTAACCAGAACAATTGAGAGCTCCTAGAGTCAAGACCCAGAGAGTGTTAGTGGTGACTTGATCAACCAGAATTCAAGAAATGTAACTATGCTAAAGAGGAAAATAAATTCAATAAGATCATTTAACATAGTAACCAAGAAACGAGGattgaagaaaaaattattctaaattttcaagcTCTAATACCAAATGAAAGACCTATGTTATTATAGTTACTGAGTTTAATTAACAATTGTGATTTTTCTTGTTGATTCAATTCGATTATAGTATTTAGACGGTAAAAGATAAAGTTAAAACAATATGAACACAGTCGAATTTACAAGCTTCCCCCTGACATTTGGAAACAAATTCCAACAGAGTATTGCTTGGGTTCCTAGAACCAGGGTAAGTAGCTTCACTATAACAATTGTGATTTTTCATGTTGATTCAATTCGATTATAGTATTTAGACGGTAAAAGATAAAGTTAAAACAATATGAACACAGTCGAATTTACAAGCTTCCCCTGACATTTGGAAACAAATTCCAACAGAGTATTGCTTGGGTTCCTCAAACCAGGGTAAGTAACTTCACTATATGATttgcaagttttttttttttttttgataatttatgATTTGTgtagaaaaatgagaaaaatgagggaaatgatttttattttctgaTGATCTCTTTTAGTGTATACAAAGGGTATATATAATACAATGTGAACACCTAGTAATACTAGAGTAAATGGAAAATACATTAAATGTAAATTTACAACTAATTGCTAGCTTGATTTCCtacactccccctcaagctaGATATATACTAAACATTCCTAATTTTGAACTTAGTTCTCTAAAATTAGGACGATGGAGAGCTTTGGTTAAGATATCAGCAGCTTGTTGTCTCGAGGGAATATGCTTCAAGGTGATGATCTTGTTTTCAATCTTTTCACTGATGAAGTGACGATCAATTTCAACATGTTTGGTCCTATCATGATGAACTGGATTCTTTGCTATTGCTATGGCTGATTGATTGTCACAGAGAACATCTATTGGGCCTTCAAGTTTGATTCTGAGTTCATCAATAAGACGTTTCAGCCACATTCCTTCACAAATTACATGTGCTAAGGCACGAAATTCTGCTTCTGCACTGCTGCGAGCTACCACTTGTTGCTTCTTGCTTCGCCAAGATACGAGATTTCCCCAAACGTAGGAGCAGTACCCAGAAGTGGATCTTCGATCACTGAGAGAACCAGCCCAATCTGCATCTGTGTATATTTGAAGATCTTTGTTGAGAGTTTTCCTGAACATTAACCCTTTTCCTGGTGTTCCCTTGAGGTACCTAAGAATCCGGTAGACAGCATCCATGTGTTCCTCAAAGGGATTATTGAGAAATTGGCTAACAACACTCACAGCAAAGCTTATGTCAGGCCGAGTGTGAGTTAGGTATATTAGCCTTCCCACAAGACGTTGATACCTTCCTCGGTCAACTTTTGTTCCGTCTGTCTGTGCTTCAAGTTTGGTATTAGGGTCCATCGGAGTTTCACTTGGCTTGCATCCGATCATCCCTGTTTCCTGTAAGAGATCAATGACATATTTCCGCTGAGTTACTGAGATACCTTGGCTGGATCTTGCAACTTCCATCCCCAGAAAGTATCTTAATTGGCCTAGATCTTTAATTTCAAATTCGCTGGAGAGAAGCTGCTTGAGATGAGAAATTTCTTCCACGAAATTACCTGTAACCACAATATCGTCGACATAAACAATCAATGCTGTTAATTTTCCACCAACTGAGTGTTTTATAAACAAAGTATGATCTGATTGGCATTGGGTGTAACCATCTCCTTTCAACACTTTTGTAAACCTGTCAAACCAGGCTCGAGGGGATTGCTTGAGGCcgtagagagattttttcagtTTGCACACTTTTCCTTTTGAGAATCGGTCCTCAAATCCTGGAGGAATGTCCATGTATACTTCTTCCACAAGGTCGTCGTTAAGAAACGCATTTTTTACGTCAAGTTGGAATAAAGGCCATTCATTGTTGACAGCAATAGATAAGAGAACTCGGATGGTGTTCAACTTAGCAACAGGAGCAAATGTCTCTTGGTAATCAATGCCATACGATTGGGTGAATCCTTTAGCCACTAATCGGGCTTTAAATCTTTCAATGCTCCCATCAGCCTTATACTTGACTAAGAATATCCATTTACAACCAACTGTGCGTTTGCCATTTGGCAAATCTGTGATAATCCATGTTTTATTCTTTTCAAGTGCTTTTATTTCCTCCATTGTGGCAGCATTCCAATTGGGATCCTGTAGAGCTTCCTGAACTGAATTTGGAATCTGAACTTGATCCAG from Cannabis sativa cultivar Pink pepper isolate KNU-18-1 chromosome 2, ASM2916894v1, whole genome shotgun sequence encodes:
- the LOC115718575 gene encoding uncharacterized protein LOC115718575; translation: MERGGEKKEEEEEDIVCLDRSFFINDDYQLAEFTFGSQVINLFCLQSASTDFDLTGQLVWPGAMLLNDYIAHNVNLLQGCSVIELGSGVGITGILSSRFCHKFVLTDHNDEVIKILEKNVELHASSHAELLVEKLEWGNSEQICDILEKHSSGFDLILGADICFQQSSIPLLFSTVKKLLEVRGQGECKFILAYVSRAKSMDLVVPNEAKRCSLQITEVVGTRRAVSNLEGVIFEVTL